A segment of the Acidimicrobiia bacterium genome:
TGCCAGCGGGCGTTCACCAGGGCACCGTGCCTGGAGCGTCGCACCCAGACCTTCGTCATGGCCCTCGAGATGGCTGCCACCAGCCCGGTCACGACCACGAAGGCGACGAGGCCGACCTTGAGCGCCCCTTCCGAGAGAGGCGAGAGGGCTCCGCCGATGATGGGGATGACCACCAGCCAGCCGAAGACGGCGATGACAGCGGCGCCGATCACCATCTTCATCGGGTATGTCACCCCGGAGCGGTCGATCAGCTCCCGGGAGACGAGGTCGTTCCTCACGGACTGCGTGAAGCTCTTGAAGTCGGCGGCGCTGCTCGACGGCGTCTCGCGCAAGGAATGCCGGAACTCGGTCAACGCCACCGGCCCTTCATCGAGGACGCGGCGCATCACTCGCATGACAGCCGATTCGTGGGGCGCCAGGTCGTGGGCACCTTCGACGAGTGAGATCTCGAGGTCCGAGATCGACTCTGTCCGCAGGCCGAGCCAGGTCTTCTTCTCGACGGTGACCGGAACCGCCGTGAGGACGTCCCTGCGTATCAAGTCGAACATGGTTGCGGTGAAGCCCCGTTCGTCGGTCTCGCCTTGGCCGGAGAGACCTGCGACGACGGCGGGCGAGTCGTCGGTCGGAGGGCTCTGCTCGTACTCCCTGTCGTAGTCGACCCGAGGCTCCCTGCCGTACCGCACGTAGCCCCAGAGCAGCGCCAGGGGGATGAGGGCGAACAGCGCCGCCAAGCCGATGAGGACGCCGGCGATGCTGCGGCGCCCTCGCTCCTCCTGGGCGACGAGGGCGGCTTCCTCCTCGAGGATGATGGGGGCGCCTTCTCCGTCACGCACGGTCGCTCCGGTCGTCGACGTCAGCACCGATCGTGGGAGCAACACGCGCAGCTCGACGAACTGATGATCCGACACGAATGAAGCCTCGAGGGACGGCGTCACGTCGTCTGCGCCGAGCGACACGGTGCCGTCGATGCCTCCCGGATGCCCCCAGATGAGCACTTCCCCCGGTTGGGCTTCGCCCGGGTAGCGGAGCCTGGCTTCGATGTGGGAGAGGCTGACGGACCAGTGGTCTCCCCACACCTGGAAGTTGACGTCCACCACGTCGTCGTACGCTATGGCGAGTCCCTCGAAGTCGTAGTCGATGGTGAAGGCGCGCGACTCGCTATCCGCCCTGTAGTGCCATACGACCCGCACTTCGGAGCCGAGGTCCTGGACGCCATACCTGCCGGCGGCGTCGCTCGAGCCGAGCTCGGTGCTGCCGCCCGGCGCGTACTCGCTCCCGGCCTCGGACACGACGAGATTCGTCACGGTCTCGCCGGACCGGATCGGGATGTCCCGATATGCCCCCTGAAAGGTTCCGCTGAAGGAGAACGTGAGCACCTCGGTGACGTGGAGGCTCCCGTCCTCCCGGAGGGTGATGTCGATCGAAGCGTCCGAGATGTGGTACGAGCCCTGAGCGACGGCGGCCACAGGCGTCGCCGCGACGACGAACGCCGCCGTGAAGAGCAGTGCGGCGAGTCGCCTCAGAACTCGACCCTCGGTGCGCTGCGGGCGTCTTCCTCGACCTCGAAGTAGGGTCTCGTGGCGAATCCCGTCATCCCGGCGACGATGTTCGACGGGACCGTCTGCACCGTGTTGTTGTACGTGAGCGTCGAGTCGTTGTAGATCTGGCGGGACACGGCGATCCGGTTCTCGGTGTCGGCGAGCTCCGCCTGGAGTTGCTGGAAGTTCGTGTTGGCGCGCAGCTCCGGGTACGCCTCGGCCAGGGCGAAGAGCTGGCGCAGCGCCGCGGTCAGCATGTTCTCCGCCTGCGCCTGCTCCTGGACGGTGGCAGCCGCTTGCGCCGCGTTCCTGGCGTTCACCACCGCCTCGAATGTCTCTCGTTCGTGGCCGGCGTATCCCTTGACCGTCTCGACCAGGTTCGGGACGAGGTCGTAACGCCGCTTCAGCTGCACGTCGACCTGGGCCCACGAGTTGTCGACTCTGTTGCGGAGGCGCACGAGTCGGTTGTAGATGACGATGCCGCCGATGACGAGCAGCGCCGCCACGATGGCGATGACGATGAGGGCGATCTTCATGCGGTCACATTATCGACAACTGCCGGCGACGTCTCGAATGCGGTCACTGCACGGTCGTGCACCGCCGGTCGCGGCGCCCAGGCGAGTCACCGGCCCCGCTCGTAGCGCACGACGCCTCCGACGAGGGTGAGATCGACGGCGACGTCCCATGTCCCGGGCTGCTCGAAGGGGTCGTGGTCGAGGACCACGAGATCGGCGACCTTCCCGACGGCGAGCGTCCCGCGATCGGCGTCGAGGTGGTTCACGTACGCCGAGCCGGCGGTGAACGCCGTCATCGCAGTCGACAGGTCGATCGACTCCTCGGTGAGCAAAGGATCGCCTCCCGGGAGGCTGCGGTGCACGGCGACGTGGACCTGCTTCATGACGTTTGCCGTCGTGACTCCCCAGTCGCTACCCATCGCCAGGCGGGCGCCGGAGCGGTGGAGCGACCCGAAGGGGTATTGGTGGCGCCCGCGCCCTTCCCCGATGTGAGGGATCGTGAGCACCGTCATCGCCTCTTCCATGCACGCCCACAGCGGTTGTGCGTTCGGGATGAGTCCCACCGCGGCGAACCGGGGGATGTCCGATGGATCGACGACCTGGATGTGGGCGGCAGTGTGGCGCAGGTCGCGGTCGCCGTTCGCAAGTCGGGCTGCGGCGGTGGCATCGAGAGCGCTGCGCACGGCCCCGTCGCCTATGGCGTGGAAGTGGCACTGGAAGCCGAGCGCGTCGAGGGACCGGACGTGGTCTGCGAGTGCCGCAGGATCGATGAAGTCGAGCCCCGCTGCCGCCGTCCGTCGTCCCGATTCGTCGATGTACGGCTCGAGCATGGAGGCGGTGTAGTTCTCGATGACGCCGTCGAGCATGAGCTTGACGGCCTCGGGGTGGTAGTTGCCCAACCCCTGCGAGCGGCGCTCCACGAGCGCCTCAGTCTGTTCGACGCCGCCATCCGGATCCCACCGCAGGGCTCCCCGCACCTGGGCGTGCAACTCGCCGCGTCCTGCCAGCGCCAGGTAGGCGTCGTGGAAACCCGGCTCGACGGAGGCGTCCTGCCATGCGGTCACGCCGAGCGAGAGGAGGTATCGCTGTCCCTCGAGGATGCCCGCCTCCCGCTCGTCCGGCGTGTCCTCGGGTATGACCGCTCGGACGAGGTGCATCGCCGCCTCGTGGAGGGTCCCCTGAGGCCGTCCGTCCGCGAGGCGCTCGATCCTGCCGCCTCTGGGATCGGGCGTGTTCACGCCGATACCGGCCAGTCGGAGCGCCTCCGAGCTGGCCCATGCGCTGTGGCCGTCCCGCACTTCGAGGAACGCCGGCCTGTCACCGACGATGCTGTCGAGCTCTTGCGCGCTCGGACAACCGCGCCGGTAGTGGGTGTACGTCCATCCGGCGCCTCTGATCCAATCCCCGGGTGGCCGCGTGGCGGCGTAGCCCGCGATCGCGGCGGCGACCTCCTCGGCGCTCTCGCACTCGTCGAGGCTGCACCGCATGCTGTCGAGGCCGCTGCTGCCTGGATGGACGTGTGCGTCCTGAAATCCAGGAAGCAGCATGCGACCTTCGAGATCCACGATGTCGGCGCCGGCGCCGACATCGGCGAGCACGTCGGCCGGGGGACCAATGGTGACGATGCGGCCGCCTCTCGCCCCCACGGCAAGCCCGGTGCGACGGCCTCCTTCGACGAAGATCGGCCCATTGACGAAGGCGAGCGGGGTCACTTGTCTCAGAAGACCTCGACGAGCCCGGCGGCGCCCATACCTCCGCCCACGCACATGGTCACCACGCCGTACCGGATGCCGCGGCGGCGTCCTTCGAGCAGTACGTGACCGACCATCCTGGCTCCGCTCATGCCGTACGGATGGCCGATCGAGATCGCTCCGCCGTCGACGTTGAAGATGCCCTGGTCGATCCCGAGCACGTCTCGGCAGTAGACGGTCTGCACGGCGAATGCCTCGTTGAGCTCCCACAACTCGATGTCGTCGATCGTCAGCCCGGAGCGATCGAGGAGCTTCGGAACGGCGTGAACCGGTCCGATCCCCATCTCGTCGGGGTCGACGCCGGCGACGGCGACTCGCCGAAGGGCGCCGAGCGGTTCGATACCCGATCGCTCCGCATGCCGGGCATCCATCACGACCAGGGCCGCCGCGCCATCCGAGAGCTGGCTGGCGTTGCCGGCGGTGACGTTCCCTCCGTCTCCTCGCACGGCGGCCAGGCCGGCGAGTCCCTCCAGCGTCGTTCCTGGTCGGGCGCCTTCGTCCCTGTCGATCGTCGTCTTTTCGTGCTCGACGGCTCCCGTCTCGCGGTCGACCACGGCCCGCCTCGTCGCCACCGGCACGATCTCGTCGGCGAACCGGGCGCCGGCTTGGGCCGCGGCGGTGCGCTGCTGCGACGACAGGGCGTACTCGTCGCAGCGTTCCCTGTCGATGCCGTACCGAACTGCCACGACCTCCGCCGTGTCGATCATCGGCATGTACATGTTCGGCTCGATGTCGAGGACCGCCGGGTCGGCGGCGCGGTAGAGGTTCATGTGCTCGTTCTGCACGAGGCTGATCGATTCGACCCCGCCGGCGACGACCACGGACGCTCCGTCGACCTCGACCTGCTTGGAGGCGGCGGAGACCGCCATCAAACCGGACGAGCACTGCCTGTCGATGGTCATCCCCGACACGGAGGTCGGTAGGCCGGCCCTGATTGCCGCCACCCTGGCCACGTTGATCCCTTGGGTGCCCTGCTGCATCGCGCAGCCGAGGATCACGTCCTCGACGAGGGCAGGCTCGACGCCGGAGCGAGCGACGGCGGCTTCGATGGCGGCCGCGGCGAGGGAAGGTGCCTCCGTGTCGTTGAAGGCGCCTCGGTAGGCCCTGCCGATCGCGGTGCGGGCCGTCGAGACGATGACCGCCTCGTTCATGGCAAGGCGCCGGATCCAGGCATCGCGGCAGCCTACCCGTGGCCGGATGGGTCGGCGTTTCGTGGCAATTGATGCCAACCGGCCGTTTCTACCGCTCGTCGGCGGAGACGCCAATGCGGGGATAGCGGGCGCCGGGATCGGCAATGTGGTGACCATCGCAGGGGACGGGGTGGTGTTGCGCGACCTCGTAATATCGGGAGGCGTCGAGGGACCTGCCAACGGCGCCGGCTCAGACTCCGCTCGATGAGTGCAGTCGGCGCGCCTGTCCCACCCAGTCGTATCGGTCGAGCATGTGGCCGAAGCGTCCGAGCCTTGACTTCAGCTCGGCTGTGGCGTGTTCGTCGAGTGACGCCAGGTCGGCCAACCGGGCGACGCCGAGGGCGTTGAGTCGCTTCGCCATGGCGGCCCCGATGCCGTCGATGGCGCACAGCTCGCTCGGTGCAGCAGTCGGACCGCCCGACGGCTGCCATGGGTCGCGGAGTCGATTGCCCGCTCCGTTCGACGGTCGGTCCGATCCGATCCACGGATCTGAGAGGCGCATCTGGTCGTGCCGTCTCTCACGGTCCATGCCGGGTGCCGTCACCACCGGGCGGAGGTCGACGACGAACGCCGCAGCCCCGGTCTCAGGCTCGTCCTCGACGTTCGTGTCACCGTGGTGCCGCCGATCGTTGCGCTCTCTGACGAGGGCCACGAACCCGGCGGTGGTGAGGGCGATGAGAAGGAGGCCGGCGATGACGAGCAATGCCATCGGGGTCTCCGCCTGCGGACCGCCGGTGTCGGCCGCCGTCGCGAACAGGATCGGCGGTGCGATCGTCAGCGCCGCGATGGTTGGGGGACGTACCATCTGGGATTCCTCGGCGGGGGTGGGCTGATTGTAGTCGTCGCCGGCGGTCTCGATCGAATGCCTGCCGTGGCCGCATGACCACGGCGGGTGGCTACGGGGGGTCGGGGACGACCGCCCGCCGTCCTACTTGGCCAGATCTCCGATGATCTGCTGGGAGGCGAGCTTCCCAGGAGCACCCATGACGCACCCGCCGGGGTGCGTTCCCGAGCCGCATTGGTAGTAGCCGTCGATCGGCGTCCGGTACTGGTTCCAGCCCGGGGCGGGCCGGAAGAGGAACATCTGGGGGGCGAGGAACTCGCCGGCGAAGATGTTGCCTTCGGTGAGCCCGACGACGCGTTCGATGTCCAGAGGCGTCACGATCTCACGGTGGAGCACCAGGTCGCCGAACCCGGGGAAGAACGACTCCAGGGTGGCCTGCACCGTGTCGCCGAACTGCTCCCTCTCGGTGTCCCAGTCACCGTCCTTCAACTCGTATGGGGCGTACTGGATGAAGCACGACATGACGTGCTTGCCCGGGGGGGCCATGTCGGGGTCGATCGTCGACTGGATGCACATGTCGATGTACGGCTTGGAGCTGTACCGCCCGTACTTGGCGTCGTCGTACGCCCGCTCGAGGTAGTCGATGGACGGACCGATGTTCACGAACCCGCGGAACTGGTCGCCTCGGTCGCCCAGCGCCGGGTACCTCGGCAGGCCGTCGAGCGCGAAGTTGACCTTCGCCGACGTGCCCTGGAACTTCATGCGCTTGATGTTCTCGACGAGGTCCGCCGGGAGCTCGCGGGGATCGGCGAGCTGCAGGAACGTGCGCCTCGGGTCGACGGCGCTGACGACGATCTTGGCGGTGAGCTCGGTCCCGTTCTCGAGGGCGACGCCGGTCACCTTTCCGTTCTTCGTGACGATGTTCGCTACGGGAGACTCGAGGGCGATCTCCACGCCGAACGCCTCGGCGGCTCGTGCGAGCACCTGGGTGAAGCCGCCGTTGCCGCCCTTGTGGAAGGCCCACGCCCCGAACACGGAGTCGTGCTCGCCCATCGTGTGGTAGAGCATCACGAGCCCGGATCCCTGCGAGCGCGGCCCGACCTTCGTCCCGATGATGCCGGACGACGCGATCCAGGCCTTGAGGATGTCGGCTTCGAAGTAGTCGTCGAGGAAGTCGGATGCGCTCCCCGTGAGGAGCCTGACCAGGTTGTGGAGCACCCGCGGCTCGAGGCTCCGCATGTGATCGGCGAGAGCGGCCATTCGGGCGAGCTCCTCCGGCTCCTTGCTGAAGACGTTCGGCGGCACCATGTCGAGGAGCGGCTTGACCGCTTGGCACACCTGTGAGACGTCGTGCTCGAAGTCGTCCATCGCATCGGCGTCGGCCTGGGAGTGGCGGGCGATCTCACGCCGGTTCTCTCCGTGATCCTGTCCGAGGAGGAGGTAGTCACCGTTCTCCATCGGGGCGAAGGTCGTCGGCATCAGCAACGGCATGAAGCCGAACCTCGTCAGCTCCAGCTCGTGGATGATGTCGGGTCGGAGAAGGCTCAGGGCGTAGGAGAACGTCGTGAACTTGAAGCCGGGATGCAGCTCCTCCGTGATGGCGGCCCCGCCGACGAGGTGTCGCCGCTCGAGGATCAACGTCTTGAGCCCGGCTTTTGCCAGGTAGGCCGCGTTCACGAGGCCGTTGTGGCCGCCGCCGATGACGATGGCGTCGTATTTGGTCTTCTGTGGCATCAGGCGGTCTTTCTCTCCGGGTTGAAGAAGGGCATCCGGGTCACGGTCGCCGGGATCAGCTCGTACTCGTGGTTCACCGTGTACTCGAGGCGAACGACGGAGCCCTGCTCCGCCAGGGCGGGCCTCACCCTGGCGATGGCGATGTGGCGTTGCAGGATCGGCGAGTAGACGAAGCTCGTCGAGTATCCGACCCGCTTGTCGTGCTCGTCGTAGAGCATCATCTGCTCCTGGATCGGGGTGTGATCCTTCGGCGGGATCAGCCCGGCGGCGAAGTGGACCTCGTTCCAAGCCCGCCAGTCGATCTCCAGGCCCACCAGCCGCCAGCGGGACGTTCCCTCTCCCGCCTCCCCGGCGATGGCGCGGCGGCCGATGAATGCCCTGTCGTCCGTTTCGAGGTCACGGAACATCCACCCGTAGCCGAGCTCCAGTGGTGTCGAGCGCTGCGCCGCCGTCCAGGCGTGCCGGCTCGACTCGTAGTCGACGCCGATGAGGATGAGGCCGGCCTCGATTCGGCTGACGATGAGAGCGATCTGACCGAACGGGATGAGGTTGTGGGGACGTCCCGCCTCCATGACGGCGTCCCACACGTCGAGCGCCTCCTGGCGAGGGATCCAGATCTCGTAGCCGAGGTCTCCGGTGTACCCGGTGCGCGAGACGACGACGGAGGAGTCTCCGACCTTGGCCGGAATGACGTGGAAGTAGCCGAGGCCCTCGATCTCCGGGGCGAGCGAGGCGAGGATCTGCTTGGCGCGGGGCCCCTGGAGGGCGAGGGCGCCGTGCTCGTCCGACACGTCTTCGATCTCGACCTGCTCGTAGCCGACCAGGCCACGAAAGTAGGCGAGATTCGGCTCGGCCGAGGTGAGGAGGTATTCGGTGTCGCTGTACCTGAACACGACGCCGTCCTCGATGACGGCGCCGCCGTCGTCGCACCACATCGTGTACTGGGCCCTCCCTGGTCGACACCGCGTGACGTCCCTGGCGAGGACCCCCGAGAGGTATGCCTCGGCGTCGCGCCCCGTGATCCTGTACTTGTACAGCGGAGACGTGTCGAAGAGCCCGGCGGCGTTGCGCACCGCGAAGTACTCGAACTTCTCCGACATCTGGTACTTCTCGGCGACCAGGTGCCCTGCCCAATGGCTGTACAGGCCCGTCTCGTTGAGCTCCTCGACGCGCTCGTGGAACGGGGTCCGAGCGATCACGATCGTTCTCCTTCTTCGGACGACTTGACGATATCGGGGCCGGCGTCGTCGCGGGCGATGACGAGTGCATCGACGGCGACTGCGCCCTCCGTGCCGACGATGATCGGGTTGATGTCGAGTCCTGCCAGCCGGTCCCCGATGGCGGCGGCCAACGCGGAAACGGATGCGATCACCGAAGCGGCCTCGGCGACGGCCGCGGCAGGGCGACTGCGATGACCGTCGAGCAGCCTGGCGACGCGGAGGCGCCGCAGGAGCCGCTCGGCTGCGTCTGCGTCGATCGGCGGAAGGGCGGCGTACCTGTCCTCGAGCACTTCGACGAGGGTGCCACCGGCGGCGACCACGACGACGGGCCCGAACTGTGGGTCGGCGAGCACGCCCACCGCGATCTCGACTCCGTCAGGCGCCATCGCTTGCACGAGGACCTCGGGACCGAGGGCTGCGAGGCGATCGTACGCTGCCGCGACACCGTCTTGGTCGGCCAGGCCGAGCACGACGCCTCCGACGTCGGACTTGTGCGCCACGCTCGCCGCCGTCTTGAGAACGACGGGATAGCCGATCGACCCGGCAGCCTCGACGGCGGCGTCCCTGCCGGCGCAGGCCACCGTCGCCACGACGGGAATCCCGAAGTCGGCGAGCAACTCGAGGCCCTCCGTCGCCTCGAGGACGCCGCCTCGCTCCAGTCGGCTCGCCCATCGGGCGGCGGCGGGAGCGGCAACGGTCGACGGCTCCCGGCCGGGGCGCCGGTCACGATGGTCGAGGAGATGCCTCACCGCCAAGAGTCCCGTGCGAGAGCCGAGCACAGGGATGCCGGCGCCGCGCAGGCGGCCTGCTTGGCCCGGGTCGACGGCTGCGGCGAGACTGGCGAGGACCGTGACCGGCTTCGTCGTCTTCTCGGACGTGCGCGTCAGGACTCCCACGTACGAGGCGGCTTCGTCCTCCTCAGGCGTGAGGTCGACGACGTACGCCAGGACACCGACGTTCTGATCGTCGGCAAGAGCGAGGAAGCTCGACTCGAAGACGTCGTTGGCCCCCCGGCCGGTCCCCCAAGCGTCGACGGGGTTCTCGGGCTCGAGCCCTTCGTCGAGGACGGCCACCAGGCGCGCCGCGGTGTCGGCGGCGACGGAGGGCAGTGGGACGCCGAGCTCGTCCGCCGTGTCGATGAGGAGGGTGCGCTCACCACCGGAGTCGTTGATGGCGCCGAGCCCGCCCGGTGCGGCGCGCCGTCCCGCGGCGAAGAGCTCGAGCGTGTCGACGAGCTCCTCCGGTGAGTCGGTCGTGTGGACCCCGTGGCTCTCGAGGAAAGCGGAACACGCCTCGTGATCGCCGGCGATGGCGGCGGTGTGGGTGGCGACCGCGGCTCGCCCCCGCTCGGTTCTCCCGAGCTTGAGAGCAACGACCGGAATGTCTCTGGAGGCCGCTCGTTCGAGGGCGGCGGCGAGCGCCGCCGGCCTGCGCACCGTCTCGAGGAAGAGGCCGACCACCTTGGTCGATGCCCGATCGACTGCGTAGTCGAGGTATTCGTCCATCGTGGTCGCCAGCTCGTTGCCGGTCGAGACGACCAGGTCGTAGCGGAGCCTGCTGGCGGCGTGCAGGGCCGCAGAGAAGAACGAGCCGGAGTGCGTGAGCAGGGTCACCGGGCCGCTCTCCGCTTCCGCCGGCTGGTGGAACCCACATACTGTGAGGCCGTTCTCGACGTTGACGAAGCCCATCCCGTTGCCGCCGCAAACCGGCAGACCGGCAGTGCGTGCCATCACTCCGAGGCGCTCGACGAGGGGCGAGCCGTCAGACGCCACGCCGCGGCACGGCCCGAAGATGGCGGCGGATCGCGCACCTGCCCGGATGGCGCTCGCCAGCTCCGATTCGAGAGCGGCATCCGGCACGGCGAGCACGGCGAGGTCGACCGGACCATCGATCGCACCGAGCGCAGGAAGGCACGGCCCGCCCGCCAGCTCCCGGTAGCGAGGGTTCACGGGAATCACCGCGTGGCGTCCACGCGACACGACGAGCTGGCGGAACACGACGTCGCCGACGCTGCCCCTGCGGGCGCTGGCGCCCACGACGGCGATTCGCCTCGCCTCGAAGAGCGATGAGAGGGAAGAGCGTCTCGCCATGCCTCACGTCGAAGTTGAACGGCTGTTCAGTCTACCGCGCCGCCACCGCCGGCGCACGACGGGACGTTGACAGCGGCGCGCCCCGATACCAACCTCCGCGCATGTCCAGGACGAAGACCGCAGACCGGCGCCGGCAGGAGATCCTCGAGGCGGCCGCCGCCGTGATCGCCGAGCGGGGGCTGTGCGACACCCGCATCGCCGACGTCGCCGCCAGGGTGGGAGCCAGCCCCGGCCTCGTCATCTACTACTTCCCGACGAAGGAGCGGCTCCTCGCCGAGGCGCTCGGCCACGAGGACCAGGGCTTCGTCGACCGGGTGACCGCACTGCTGGACGGGGCGAGCGACGCTCCCGCCAAGCTGCGCGTCATGATCGAGGCGAGCTGCCCCGGCCCGGCCGCCGAAGGGGGGAGCCCGACCGATCGGGACTGGGTGTTGTGGCTCGACCTCTGGGCGCGAGCCCGGCTCGACCCGGAGCTCGCCGACGAGCGGAGCCGCCTCGACCGCGTCTGGCGGGAGGCGATCGCCGATGTCGTGAGGCAGGGACAGGAAACCGGCGAGTTCGGGCCCGCCGACCCCGACAGGGTTGCGCTGCACCTCTCGGCGCTGATCGACGGCCTCGCCATCCAGGTGATGCTGGGAGACGGGGAGGTCACCCGAGCCGTCATGCGCGACATGTGCCTCGACGTCGCAGGCGAGCAGCTCGGCGTTGCGCTGCGCCCCCGAGAAACCAGCAAGAAATCTCGTTAGGCTCGACTGAACCACGATTCAGTGACATCTGTTGAGTGACGTTCGCTGAGTGACATCAGTGCAAATCGGAGTACGAGGAGGACGCTCGTGGCTTATCACCCTCGAGAGAACTGGGACCCCCGCACCCGGCGGCGCCTCTACACCAGGCGTGACTTCCTGCGGACGGCTGGGGTGATCGGGCTCGCATACCCGACGCTCGGCGCACTGCTGGCAGCCTGTGGAGGAGGCGACGACGCCGGGGACGTCGAGATACTCATCGGCACGCCGGGCAACCCCGTCACCCAGCCCATCGTGGACAGCAACCCGATGATCGCGTCCGGCCTCCAAGCGGAGTCGGGCCCGCTCAGGGTCTACAACTGGGCGGACTACATCAACCCGGACGTCCTCCCGCTCGCCGAGGAGGCGCTCGGCGTCGACATCGAGGTGACGACCTTCTTCAACGAGGAGGAGGCACTGCAGAAGCTCCAGAGCGCCGAGGTGAACTTCGACGTGTGGTTCCCGACGGCCGAGATCGTGTCGAAGTCCGTTGCCGGCGAGCTCATCCAGCCGCTCAACATGGACTACATTCCCAACCTCGCCAACGTCTGGCCCGTGCTGCAGGACCCGTTCTACGACCAGGGCTCGCAGTACACGGTTCCGTACGTGTTGTACCAGACGGGGATCGGCTGGCGGGTCGACATGGCCGACGACGAGGACATCCTGGGACTCGAGAACCCCTGGGACGTGTTCTGGAACCCGAAGTACAACGGCGTGATCGGCATGTACGACGATTTCAAGGAGACGCTGGCGGCCGCCATGTTCCGCAACGGCGTCGCCGACCCGCGGTCGGCCTCGGCGGGCGACGTCGAGGCTGCGGCCGAGGCGCTCACCGAGCTCGTCGATCTCGTGAACATCCGCTACACGATCGACGGCGCCTACGTGGGCATCCCCGAGGGACGCTTCGCGGTGCACCACGCCTGGTCCGGCGACCTGGTGAACGCCCAGTACTACTTCCCCGAGGACGCCGACGTCAGCGTGATCCGCTACCTGTGGCCCGCCAAGGCGGAGAACTCGGAGGCCCACGCCGCCATCAGCAACGACACGATGACCGTGCTGAAGGGGGCCGAGAACCCCGTGCTCGCTCACCAGTTCCTCGACTGGATGCTGGACGAGGCGAACGCCCTCGAGAACTTCGGCTGGCTCGGGTACCAGCCCCCCCAGCTCGGCATCGATCCGGACACCCTGGTCGCAGACGAGTGGGTCGCCGAGTACATCTCGACGGCGATCGTGCGCCAGGAGGACTTCTCCAATCCGAGGGGATACGTGCCGGTGCAGCTCGATCCAGGCACCGAGGCGACCTGGCTGGACGCCTGGTCGACGGTGAAGTCCGGCGGCTGAGAGACGCTGAGGATCTCGCCAGATGGCCTCGAACATCCAGGGATCGGAGAGCGAGGCTGTCGGCATCAAGCGGTGGGTCTGGCCTGCGTTCGCAGCCCCCGGGCTCATCTGGCTGGCGCTGCTCTTCCTGGTCCCGTTCTACGCCATCCTGGCCGTGGCGATGGGGAAGCTCGATCCGATCTTCCTGCAACCGAGACCTGAGTGGAACCCGCTCCAGTGGGACCTGAGCGTCTTCGGGGATGTCCTCGGAGACCTCTTTGGCGGCCAACTCGGCAAGACGGCGGCCCGGACGATCGTCTACGTCGCAGCCGCCTCGGCGATGTGCATGCTCATCGGCTATCCCGTCGCCTACTTCGTGGCCCGGAGGGCGGGCCGCTGGCGAGGCGTCGTCCTGCTGCTGATCCTGGCGCCGTTCTGGATCAACTATCTGATGCGGATGCTGGCGTGGGTGAACCTGCTGAGCCCGGACGGCTATGTGAACGACTTCTTCG
Coding sequences within it:
- a CDS encoding spermidine/putrescine ABC transporter substrate-binding protein, producing the protein MAYHPRENWDPRTRRRLYTRRDFLRTAGVIGLAYPTLGALLAACGGGDDAGDVEILIGTPGNPVTQPIVDSNPMIASGLQAESGPLRVYNWADYINPDVLPLAEEALGVDIEVTTFFNEEEALQKLQSAEVNFDVWFPTAEIVSKSVAGELIQPLNMDYIPNLANVWPVLQDPFYDQGSQYTVPYVLYQTGIGWRVDMADDEDILGLENPWDVFWNPKYNGVIGMYDDFKETLAAAMFRNGVADPRSASAGDVEAAAEALTELVDLVNIRYTIDGAYVGIPEGRFAVHHAWSGDLVNAQYYFPEDADVSVIRYLWPAKAENSEAHAAISNDTMTVLKGAENPVLAHQFLDWMLDEANALENFGWLGYQPPQLGIDPDTLVADEWVAEYISTAIVRQEDFSNPRGYVPVQLDPGTEATWLDAWSTVKSGG
- a CDS encoding acetate--CoA ligase family protein: MARRSSLSSLFEARRIAVVGASARRGSVGDVVFRQLVVSRGRHAVIPVNPRYRELAGGPCLPALGAIDGPVDLAVLAVPDAALESELASAIRAGARSAAIFGPCRGVASDGSPLVERLGVMARTAGLPVCGGNGMGFVNVENGLTVCGFHQPAEAESGPVTLLTHSGSFFSAALHAASRLRYDLVVSTGNELATTMDEYLDYAVDRASTKVVGLFLETVRRPAALAAALERAASRDIPVVALKLGRTERGRAAVATHTAAIAGDHEACSAFLESHGVHTTDSPEELVDTLELFAAGRRAAPGGLGAINDSGGERTLLIDTADELGVPLPSVAADTAARLVAVLDEGLEPENPVDAWGTGRGANDVFESSFLALADDQNVGVLAYVVDLTPEEDEAASYVGVLTRTSEKTTKPVTVLASLAAAVDPGQAGRLRGAGIPVLGSRTGLLAVRHLLDHRDRRPGREPSTVAAPAAARWASRLERGGVLEATEGLELLADFGIPVVATVACAGRDAAVEAAGSIGYPVVLKTAASVAHKSDVGGVVLGLADQDGVAAAYDRLAALGPEVLVQAMAPDGVEIAVGVLADPQFGPVVVVAAGGTLVEVLEDRYAALPPIDADAAERLLRRLRVARLLDGHRSRPAAAVAEAASVIASVSALAAAIGDRLAGLDINPIIVGTEGAVAVDALVIARDDAGPDIVKSSEEGERS
- a CDS encoding ABC transporter permease, whose translation is MASNIQGSESEAVGIKRWVWPAFAAPGLIWLALLFLVPFYAILAVAMGKLDPIFLQPRPEWNPLQWDLSVFGDVLGDLFGGQLGKTAARTIVYVAAASAMCMLIGYPVAYFVARRAGRWRGVVLLLILAPFWINYLMRMLAWVNLLSPDGYVNDFFGIFQVGPVDWLSGRHETVILGLVYGYIPFFILPVYAALDRIDQRVLEAARDLGAGPWQAFKRITLPLSKQGMLAGLVIIMLPMFGDYYTPTLLSGSPRTRLIGNDIDQFINQTTSAGGRGAALTIVLMSFVAVLMLYYLFNIARVTEEARE
- a CDS encoding aminomethyltransferase family protein translates to MIARTPFHERVEELNETGLYSHWAGHLVAEKYQMSEKFEYFAVRNAAGLFDTSPLYKYRITGRDAEAYLSGVLARDVTRCRPGRAQYTMWCDDGGAVIEDGVVFRYSDTEYLLTSAEPNLAYFRGLVGYEQVEIEDVSDEHGALALQGPRAKQILASLAPEIEGLGYFHVIPAKVGDSSVVVSRTGYTGDLGYEIWIPRQEALDVWDAVMEAGRPHNLIPFGQIALIVSRIEAGLILIGVDYESSRHAWTAAQRSTPLELGYGWMFRDLETDDRAFIGRRAIAGEAGEGTSRWRLVGLEIDWRAWNEVHFAAGLIPPKDHTPIQEQMMLYDEHDKRVGYSTSFVYSPILQRHIAIARVRPALAEQGSVVRLEYTVNHEYELIPATVTRMPFFNPERKTA
- a CDS encoding TetR/AcrR family transcriptional regulator: MSRTKTADRRRQEILEAAAAVIAERGLCDTRIADVAARVGASPGLVIYYFPTKERLLAEALGHEDQGFVDRVTALLDGASDAPAKLRVMIEASCPGPAAEGGSPTDRDWVLWLDLWARARLDPELADERSRLDRVWREAIADVVRQGQETGEFGPADPDRVALHLSALIDGLAIQVMLGDGEVTRAVMRDMCLDVAGEQLGVALRPRETSKKSR